The Pseudomonadota bacterium genomic interval TGGTCGTGGCAGAGCACCGATTGGAAGCGACGCGACTGGTGGGAGACCATCATCACCCACCGGCACATGAAGGTCTACGAGGAGCTGCGGCGCGACGATCAGCGAGGGCTTTGGTCGCCTTTTTGCCGGTACCTGGCACGCATCGCCCCCAAGCGGAGCGGCGGTGCTCGCCCCGTTCAGGTGGTCCTGACCAGACACTGGTGGCAGGTTCCGCCACCGCATCGTCTCGAGCAGGCAAGGGCCCGCTTCAGCGCCATCCCGCCCCCGCGTGAGGAGTTCATCAGGCGGGCCCGCTATCACACGGAGAACCTAGAGTGAGCGAGGCGATCCCCAGTTTGCGCCAGCTCGGCCTTCGCTGGCATGCCTTTCTCACGCCGGCCTGCGATCCAAGGCCGTGCGCGCTCATTCGGATAGGGTACGCATCCCTGGTCTTCGTGAACTTCGCAGCCATGGCCATGCACGTCGAGTCCATGTGGAGCGAGCAAGGCTGGCTTCCGCTCGAGGTCTCGCGCCGGCTGACCGACCGCTACGCGTTGACCGTGTTCATGCTGCTACCCGCGAACGCGACCGTACTGTGGACTTGCTACGTGGCCGCCCTTGTGCAGTCGTTCCTATTGGCGCTCGGCTTTCTGTCGCGTTTCAACGCCGTTTGCGTGTTCGTGTGGCTGGTGTCTTTCCAGCACCGCAACGTCTTCATCACCGACGGTGAAGATATCGTGTTCCGCATGGTCGGGTTCATGGTGATCTGGTTGCCGATGAATCTAACGTATGCCCTCGATGCCACGCTATGGCCGGCCAAGGGCGCCGGATCGGCGCCGAGCTCCGGCTGGGCCCTGCGCATGCTGCAGCTCGAGATGTGCCTGATCATGCTCTGTGCAGGAATCGAAAAGCTCGAGGGCGATCACTGGTGGACGGGGGACGCCATGTACTACGTGAGCAAGCTCGACGATCTGTTCAGACGCTACCCTCCGCCCCAGGCGTTGTCGGAATCGCTGTGGTTTCTGCGGATCATGTCGTGGAGCACGCTTGCCGTCGAGCTGCTGGCACCGCTGCTGCTGTGGTTTCGGGAAACACGGCGCGTGGCTCTGGGGGCGATCGTAGCCTTGCATCTGGGCATCGATTACATGATGAACTTGTTTCTGTTCCAGTGGATCATGCTGGTAGGGTGGCTATCGCACTTCACTTGGAAGGAGCTCGTGTGGCTATGCACGAGCCCCATGCGCCTGGTACGCGTGGTGCGGTCCCAGGTGCCCCGCAACGCATAGCGGCCTGTCTCTAGTTGCACGACGGTGCAATAGTAGGGGAGGTCTTTCAGTTATTGCGGCGGCCGGATAGTTTGGCGGCCAACCGGAGCTGCGCTTTATCGGGCAAGCCCGAGGCAGGAGGCGGTGGCGGACGGACGAGGCGGAGACAGAGGGCCGCGGCGGAGGCGGATATCG includes:
- a CDS encoding HTTM domain-containing protein, with product MSEAIPSLRQLGLRWHAFLTPACDPRPCALIRIGYASLVFVNFAAMAMHVESMWSEQGWLPLEVSRRLTDRYALTVFMLLPANATVLWTCYVAALVQSFLLALGFLSRFNAVCVFVWLVSFQHRNVFITDGEDIVFRMVGFMVIWLPMNLTYALDATLWPAKGAGSAPSSGWALRMLQLEMCLIMLCAGIEKLEGDHWWTGDAMYYVSKLDDLFRRYPPPQALSESLWFLRIMSWSTLAVELLAPLLLWFRETRRVALGAIVALHLGIDYMMNLFLFQWIMLVGWLSHFTWKELVWLCTSPMRLVRVVRSQVPRNA